One part of the Odontesthes bonariensis isolate fOdoBon6 chromosome 13, fOdoBon6.hap1, whole genome shotgun sequence genome encodes these proteins:
- the prss23 gene encoding serine protease 23, with protein sequence MMITHLLLLLQHLLPLTLSLLHPPHHPPVHVPTLVPHTPTPLTRSRFSAHGQLDFTTHCNSSCFHRGALEEPREQLTEKLAFETLYADGSRTLTTVDVEGDDDFEGGAQHPPPWRRPGGKPRHKRVRRQIYGADGRFNIRGDNFLLDYPFSTAVRISTGCTGVLVSQQHVLTAAHCVHDGKDYVNGARKLRVGFLIPPSINSTKAGLTSAKKPLVRWVRVKRTRVPKGWIQGPQDVSMDFDYALLELRWPHRRPFMRLSVAPSSDDLAGNRIHFSGFDSDRPGELVYRFCPVEEESSDLIYQHCDARPGASGSGVYGRVWDNSLERWERKVIGIFSGHQWLEIDGENRDYNVAVRITPLKFAQICYWVHGNRLDCVQD encoded by the coding sequence ATGATGATAACGCAcctgctcctgctccttcaGCACCTCCTCCCCCTCACCTtgtctctcctccaccctcctcACCATCCTCCCGTCCATGTCCCCACGCTCGTCCCTCACACACCGACGCCTCTCACCCGCTCCCGCTTCAGCGCTCACGGTCAGCTGGACTTCACCACCCACTGCAActccagctgtttccacagaggAGCGCTGGAGGAGCCGAGGGAGCAGCTGACCGAGAAACTGGCCTTTGAGACGCTGTATGCGGACGGCTCCCGCACCCTCACCACAGTGGACGTGGAGGGTGATGATGACTTTGAAGGAGGAGCTCAACACCCGCCGCCCTGGAGACGTCCAGGTGGGAAGCCCAGGCACAAGCGTGTGAGGCGGCAGATCTACGGAGCAGACGGACGTTTTAACATCCGAGGGGACAACTTCCTGTTGGACTATCCTTTCTCCACGGCCGTGCGCATCTCCACCGGCTGCACGGGCGTTCTCGTGTCTCAGCAGCACGTCCTCACAGCTGCCCACTGCGTTCACGATGGGAAAGATTACGTCAACGGAGCACGAAAGCTCAGGGTGGGCTTCCTGATTCCTCCATCCATCAACAGCACTAAAGCCGGCTTGACTTCTGCCAAGAAGCCTCTGGTCCGCTGGGTGCGGGTGAAACGTACCCGCGTGCCAAAGGGCTGGATCCAGGGTCCCCAGGACGTCAGCATGGACTTTGATTACGCCCTGCTGGAGCTGCGCTGGCCTCACAGACGACCCTTCATGCGCCTGTCAGTAGCTCCCTCCTCTGACGATCTGGCAGGGAATCGCATCCACTTCTCTGGTTTTGACAGCGACAGGCCCGGGGAGCTGGTGTACAGATTCTGTCCTGTGGAAGAAGAGTCAAGCGACCTGATATACCAGCACTGTGACGCCCGCCCTGGAGCCAGCGGCTCAGGAGTGTACGGACGAGTGTGGGACAACAGTTTGGAGCGCTGGGAGAGGAAGGTTATTGGAATCTTCTCTGGACACCAGTGGCTGGAGATAGACGGGGAGAACagggattacaacgtggctgtgCGCATCACTCCTCTGAAGTTCGCCCAGATCTGTTACTGGGTGCACGGAAACCGATTAGACTGTGTCCAAGACTAA
- the cfl1 gene encoding cofilin-1, with protein sequence MASGVKVTDEVITVFNEMKVRKAQANEDEKRKRKKAILFCLSKDLKNIVLDDGKEILQGDLGTTVQDPYQHFVKMLPPDDCRYALYDATYETKETKKEDLVFIFWAPESAPLKSKMIYASSKDAIKRKFEGIKHEWQVNGLEDLKDRHTLAEKLGGSSVISLEGSPL encoded by the exons ATG GCCTCCGGTGTGAAAGTCACAGATGAAGTTATCACCGTCTTCAATGAGATGAAGGTGCGAAAGGCTCAGGCGAACGAGGATgagaagagaaagaggaagaaggcCATTCTGTTCTGCCTGAGCAAGGACCTCAAGAACATTGTTCTGGATGATGGCAAAGAGATCCTGCAGGGTGACTTGGGAACCACCGTCCAGGACCCATACCAGCACTTTGTGAAGATGCTGCCCCCAGATGACTGCCGCTACGCTCTGTACGACGCCACCTATGAgaccaaagaaacaaagaaggaGGACCTGGTCTTTATCTTCTG GGCTCCTGAGAGCGCTCCTTTGAAGAGCAAGATGATCTATGCCAGCTCAAAAGATGCTATCAAGAGAAAATTTGAAG GTATTAAGCACGAGTGGCAGGTGAACGGTTTGGAAGACCTCAAAGACCGGCACACCCTGGCAGAAAAGCTCGGTGGCTCATCAGTAATCAGCCTGGAGGGATCCCCTTTATAA